In the Epinephelus lanceolatus isolate andai-2023 chromosome 6, ASM4190304v1, whole genome shotgun sequence genome, one interval contains:
- the LOC117253406 gene encoding regulator of G-protein signaling 5-like: MCRGLATLPATCLKSAKDIKHKISFLLQKPEPQATDQKQIKDKADAVAAAAAAASAKMPTQAEVEKWKESFSYVMSSQKGRKVFGHFLKSEFSEENLDFWVACEDYKKSIPSEMATKAKKLYQQHVEADAPNEVNLDAATREETRQNVQNACPSCFNVAQKTIYTLMEKDSYRRFLKSKLIQNLSLTQCTDADEKKKNCNYAQTKQTLTGGA; encoded by the exons ATGTGTAGAGGACTTGCAACCCTTCCTGCAACATGCTTAAAAAG TGCCAAAGACATCAAACATAAAATAAGCTTCTTACTCCAGAAGCCTGAGCCCCAGGCAACAGATCAGAAGCAGATAAAAGATAAGGctgatgctgtggctgctgctgctgctgctgcttctgcaaA GATGCCTACTCAAGCTGAGGTGGAAAAATGGAAGGAGTCTTTCAGCTATGTGATGAGCAGTCAAA AGGGTCGTAAGGTCTTTGGTCACTTCCTTAAGTCAGAGTTCAGCGAGGAGAACTTAGACTTCTGGGTCGCCTGTGAAGACTACAAGAAGTCCATACCATCCGAGATGGCAACCAAAGCCAAAAAGCTCTACCAGCAACATGTGGAGGCAGATGCTCCTAATGAG GTCAACTTGGATGCAGCAACCAGAGAAGAAACAAGGCAGAACGTCCAGAATGCCTGCCCGTCTTGTTTCAATGTGGCTCAGAAGACGATCTACACCTTAATGGAAAAAGACTCCTACAGGCGCTTCCTCAAATCCAAACTAATCCAGAATCTGTCTCTGACACAGTGCACTGACGCtgatgagaagaagaaaaactgtAACTATGCCCAGACCAAGCAGACATTAACTGGTGGTGCCTAA